One Thiocapsa sp. genomic window carries:
- the zwf gene encoding glucose-6-phosphate dehydrogenase: MPTQRLSAETTPPAPPNAMIIFGAAGDLTKRKLIPALFHLCHGNLLPDTFAVVGLDRLEMDDTAFQAMMAEEVKRNVGSAWDADTWARLCERLHYMQGNITDQATYIELCERLSGIDADRGTDGNYLFYLAVPPSLFGDITRLLGAVGLTAECENDWRRVIIEKPFGIDLDSAKVLNRMLHETLDEDQIYRIDHYLGKETVQNIMVFRFSNGFIEPLWNRQHIDHVQITVAESVGVEHRGPYYDTAGALRDMIPNHLLVLLGFLGMEPPNSFDSQAVRDEINKVLDAVHPLTPEQVLTNAVRGQYGEGVMPNGEKVPAYRSSPGVDPNSRTETFAALKLTMDNWRWAGVPFYLRTGKRLTAQYTEVVIQFKRAPKIMFKDADTAQMNPDMLVLRIQPNEGIQMSFGAKIPGPRMRVGTVNMDFCYADYFGNAPATGYETLIYDCMNGDATLFKHADTVEKGWEIVESVQDVWSALPARDFPNYAAGTWGPPAAGDLLKNDGRLWRRITTPE; this comes from the coding sequence TTGCCTACGCAACGTCTGAGCGCCGAGACCACGCCACCCGCCCCGCCGAACGCCATGATCATCTTCGGTGCCGCGGGCGATCTGACCAAGCGCAAGCTGATCCCGGCCCTATTCCATCTGTGCCACGGGAACCTGCTCCCCGACACCTTTGCGGTCGTCGGGCTGGACCGGCTGGAGATGGACGACACGGCTTTTCAGGCGATGATGGCCGAGGAGGTGAAGCGCAACGTCGGAAGCGCCTGGGATGCCGACACTTGGGCGCGCTTGTGCGAGCGTCTTCACTATATGCAGGGCAACATCACCGACCAGGCGACCTATATCGAACTCTGCGAGCGCCTGTCCGGGATCGACGCAGACCGTGGGACGGACGGAAACTATCTCTTCTATCTGGCTGTTCCCCCATCGCTCTTCGGCGACATCACACGCTTGCTCGGTGCCGTCGGACTCACGGCGGAGTGCGAGAACGACTGGCGTCGCGTCATCATCGAAAAGCCGTTCGGCATCGATCTGGACAGCGCCAAGGTTCTCAACCGGATGCTCCACGAGACCCTGGACGAGGATCAGATCTACCGTATCGATCACTATCTGGGCAAGGAAACCGTCCAGAACATCATGGTCTTTCGGTTTTCCAATGGTTTCATCGAGCCGCTCTGGAACCGTCAACACATCGATCATGTCCAGATCACGGTCGCTGAATCCGTCGGCGTGGAGCATCGCGGACCCTACTACGATACGGCGGGCGCCCTGCGCGACATGATCCCGAACCACTTGCTGGTCCTGCTCGGGTTTCTCGGGATGGAGCCGCCCAACTCGTTCGACTCCCAAGCCGTGCGCGACGAGATCAACAAGGTCCTCGACGCGGTCCATCCCTTGACGCCCGAGCAGGTCCTCACCAACGCCGTGCGTGGTCAATACGGTGAAGGGGTGATGCCGAACGGCGAGAAGGTGCCCGCCTACCGATCCTCCCCGGGGGTCGACCCCAACTCGCGTACCGAGACCTTCGCCGCGCTCAAGCTGACGATGGACAACTGGCGCTGGGCCGGGGTGCCCTTTTATCTGCGCACCGGCAAGCGCCTGACGGCGCAATACACGGAGGTCGTCATCCAGTTCAAGCGGGCGCCCAAGATCATGTTCAAGGACGCCGACACCGCCCAGATGAACCCGGACATGCTGGTGCTGCGCATCCAGCCGAACGAAGGCATCCAAATGAGCTTCGGCGCCAAGATCCCGGGGCCGCGGATGCGTGTGGGCACGGTCAATATGGATTTCTGCTATGCCGACTACTTCGGCAATGCCCCGGCAACGGGTTACGAAACACTCATCTACGACTGCATGAACGGCGACGCCACACTCTTCAAGCACGCCGACACGGTCGAGAAAGGCTGGGAGATCGTCGAGTCGGTCCAGGATGTCTGGTCGGCCCTACCCGCCCGCGATTTTCCCAACTATGCCGCCGGCACTTGGGGCCCGCCCGCGGCGGGGGATCTGCTCAAAAACGACGGCCGGCTGTGGCGGCGAATTACAACGCCCGAGTAG
- the glgX gene encoding glycogen debranching protein GlgX, producing the protein MAKARYSVQTGDWDNAGASATDDGVNFCIFSRYAADIALLLFETPASPEPYEIIALDPQVNRTFFFWHIFVEGLSEGVFYNWRIRGACDTREIGCRMDGEKALLDPWAVTVDDRLWNREIACRPGDNVATAIRAQVVRDRYDWEGDTPLHIPLNAAVIYEMHAGGFTRHPSSGVAHPGTFGAVIEKIPYLQDLGITHVELMPIMAFDPQDVPPKTAAMGLENYWGYSTHSFFAPHPGFALDPARARDEFRDLVKALHRAGIGVILDVVFNHTAEGGNSGPTISFKGIGNEVFYHLDFSDRRLYRDYTGCGNTVNCNHPIVTRFLIDALIYWVRQMHVDGFRFDLASALARGEDGHPQYHAPILWATELSPALGRSHIIAEAWDAAGLYQVGDFPGFRWAEWNGRYRDLIRSFVKGDAGVVAEVATRMTGSSDLYQSRGRLPGNSINFITCHDGFTLWDLVSYNLKHNEANGEDNRDGHNDNLSWNCGVEGPTDDPAILALRRRQARNFIAILMLSQGVPMVRSGDEVLQSKQGNNNSYCQNNAISWFDWTLLEDNCGMHDFVRGMIAFRQRHPTLHRSRFLTGEPANGHTLPDITWHGVGLDSPEWDNPAAQSLAFTLAGLTAEEPPLHIMINMGKAPLEFAVPPLAGRSWHVAIDTGREPAILDHPEPSRSSGSRVRVARRSLMVLEGRAA; encoded by the coding sequence ATGGCAAAGGCGAGATACTCGGTTCAAACCGGCGACTGGGACAACGCCGGGGCCAGCGCAACGGACGACGGGGTGAACTTCTGCATCTTCTCGCGCTACGCGGCAGACATCGCACTGCTGCTGTTCGAAACGCCAGCCAGTCCCGAGCCCTACGAGATCATCGCGCTGGATCCGCAGGTGAATCGAACCTTCTTCTTTTGGCACATCTTCGTGGAGGGCTTGAGCGAGGGAGTCTTCTACAACTGGCGCATCCGCGGGGCCTGCGACACCCGCGAGATCGGGTGTCGGATGGACGGCGAGAAGGCGCTCCTCGACCCTTGGGCCGTCACGGTCGACGATCGGCTGTGGAATCGCGAGATCGCCTGTCGTCCGGGCGACAATGTCGCGACCGCGATCCGTGCGCAAGTAGTGCGCGACCGCTACGACTGGGAGGGCGACACGCCCCTGCATATTCCGCTGAACGCCGCGGTCATCTACGAGATGCACGCCGGCGGCTTTACGCGCCATCCCTCGTCCGGGGTCGCGCACCCCGGCACCTTCGGTGCCGTGATCGAAAAAATCCCCTATCTGCAGGACCTCGGAATCACCCATGTCGAGCTGATGCCGATCATGGCCTTCGATCCCCAAGACGTCCCGCCGAAGACCGCGGCCATGGGCCTCGAGAACTACTGGGGCTACAGCACCCACAGTTTCTTCGCACCGCATCCCGGTTTCGCGCTCGATCCGGCGCGTGCCCGCGACGAGTTTCGCGATCTGGTCAAGGCACTGCACCGTGCCGGCATCGGGGTGATCCTCGATGTCGTCTTCAACCACACCGCCGAGGGCGGCAACAGCGGCCCGACGATCAGTTTCAAAGGGATCGGCAACGAGGTCTTCTATCATCTGGATTTCTCCGATCGGCGCCTCTACCGCGACTACACCGGCTGCGGCAACACGGTGAACTGCAACCATCCGATCGTCACACGCTTCCTCATCGATGCCCTGATCTACTGGGTCCGGCAGATGCATGTGGACGGCTTCCGCTTCGATCTGGCCAGCGCCCTGGCGCGCGGCGAGGACGGCCATCCCCAGTATCACGCGCCGATCCTCTGGGCGACCGAGCTGTCACCCGCCCTGGGTCGTTCACACATCATCGCCGAGGCTTGGGATGCGGCCGGTCTCTATCAGGTCGGCGACTTCCCCGGCTTTCGATGGGCCGAGTGGAACGGACGCTATCGCGATCTGATACGCAGCTTCGTCAAGGGCGATGCCGGCGTGGTCGCCGAGGTGGCGACCCGGATGACCGGCTCGAGCGACTTGTATCAGAGCCGCGGACGGCTTCCCGGCAACTCCATCAACTTCATCACCTGCCACGACGGATTCACCCTCTGGGATCTGGTGAGCTACAACCTCAAGCACAACGAGGCCAACGGCGAGGATAACCGCGACGGCCACAACGACAATCTGAGCTGGAACTGCGGTGTCGAAGGCCCGACCGACGATCCGGCGATCCTCGCGTTGCGGCGACGCCAAGCCCGCAATTTCATCGCCATTCTCATGCTCAGCCAGGGCGTGCCCATGGTGCGATCCGGCGACGAGGTGCTGCAGAGCAAACAGGGCAACAACAACAGCTACTGCCAGAACAACGCCATCTCCTGGTTCGACTGGACCCTGCTCGAAGACAACTGCGGGATGCACGACTTCGTCCGGGGTATGATCGCCTTTCGTCAACGCCACCCGACCCTGCATCGCAGCCGTTTCCTGACCGGCGAGCCCGCGAATGGCCACACGTTGCCGGATATCACCTGGCACGGGGTTGGACTCGATTCCCCGGAATGGGACAACCCCGCGGCGCAATCCTTGGCCTTCACCCTCGCCGGGCTCACCGCCGAGGAGCCGCCTCTGCACATCATGATCAATATGGGAAAGGCTCCGCTGGAGTTTGCGGTTCCACCGCTCGCCGGCCGGTCCTGGCATGTGGCAATCGACACCGGCCGCGAACCCGCGATCTTGGATCATCCCGAGCCGAGCCGGTCGTCCGGATCGCGTGTCCGGGTCGCACGGCGCAGCCTGATGGTGCTCGAAGGCCGCGCCGCCTAG
- a CDS encoding CPXCG motif-containing cysteine-rich protein: MNPLETRDAHCPWCDAPIELTIDVSAVPQTYIEDCQVCCAPIVVQVAMDPDLEDDLVITLERDGD; encoded by the coding sequence ATGAACCCCCTCGAGACCCGCGACGCGCATTGTCCTTGGTGCGACGCGCCGATCGAGCTGACGATCGACGTCAGCGCCGTTCCCCAGACCTATATCGAAGACTGCCAGGTCTGCTGCGCACCGATCGTCGTCCAGGTCGCCATGGATCCGGACCTGGAGGACGACCTGGTCATCACCCTGGAGCGCGACGGTGATTGA
- a CDS encoding Gldg family protein — MSDILRVARRELGAFFGSPVAYLFIGAFLAVSLFVFFWVDAFFARNVADARPLFDWMPVLLIFLCAALTMRLWSEERRAGTLETLMTLPVPTLNLVLGKFLAALALVAIALALTLPIPLTVSFLGPMDWGPVIGAYLATLLLASAYLAIGLFVSSRTDNPIVALIGTTLVGAILYLIGTPALTSLVGHGGGELLRLIGSGSRFESITRGVIDLRDLYYYLSIVGAFLALTLYSLERLRWAEQGANRRHHRRWTLVTGLAVANLLAANLWLGAIGNARVDLTEGRVYSISEATRTYLGQLQEPLLIRGYFSADTHPLLAPLVPQIRDLLREYQIAGGGRVQVEFVDPQRSPELEREAGEQYGIRPVAFQTATKYQASVVNSYFDILIKYGDQFETLGFQDLIDVKVQGETDLDVRLRNPEYDLTRVIRKVLYGYQGAGDLFANLTEPVRFRGFISPADRLPEPLPELRADLESILSELAANGGERFSVEIQDPAAGDGTLARTIAEQFGFEPLVVSLLDPTPFYFYMVLESGDQAVPVPLPESLDRAGLARAIEAGIKRFAPGVLRTIALYTPPSMPGMFGEPSPGPGYALLQETLRSGFNLRETDLTSGQVAEDTDLLLVVGPAAMDERQQFAIDQFLMQGGTVILAASSFDLDLAGGSIAAQAAPTGLEDWFAHQGLTLEPSLVLDPKNTPFPIPVQRDLGGFVVEEIQTLDYPYFADVRSDGLAQDSGITAALGQITMNWSSPIQVDAEMNADRRVIELIRSSSGSWASTSEDMQPDFETHGSLGFPRGEERGSRVLAVAVEGRFGSAFAGRPSPLLEDSLGETASEDNGLDDTDPQAIDPDTGEPVADKTPVISGVVETSPASARLILIGSSTFLSDTAISLATEATQSRYLAPLELVQNAVDWSLEDRGLLTLRGRGQFNRLLEPVGREGRIFWETLNYVLALAGLALVYWLYRRARARRERADEAILGTQPRA; from the coding sequence ATGTCTGACATCCTGCGCGTCGCACGCCGCGAGCTCGGCGCCTTCTTCGGCTCGCCCGTCGCCTATCTCTTCATCGGCGCCTTCCTCGCGGTCTCGCTCTTCGTGTTCTTCTGGGTCGACGCCTTCTTCGCCCGCAACGTCGCCGATGCGCGCCCTCTGTTCGACTGGATGCCGGTGTTGCTCATCTTTCTCTGCGCCGCCCTGACCATGCGGCTCTGGAGCGAGGAGCGACGCGCCGGGACGCTCGAAACACTCATGACCCTGCCGGTGCCGACCCTGAATCTGGTCCTCGGTAAGTTCCTCGCGGCCCTGGCCCTGGTCGCGATCGCCTTGGCCCTGACGCTGCCGATCCCGCTGACCGTCTCCTTTCTGGGTCCGATGGACTGGGGCCCGGTGATCGGTGCCTATCTGGCAACCCTGCTGCTGGCGTCGGCCTATCTGGCGATCGGCCTCTTTGTCTCGTCGCGCACCGACAATCCGATCGTCGCACTGATCGGGACCACCCTGGTCGGCGCGATCCTTTACCTGATCGGCACCCCGGCCCTGACCAGCCTGGTCGGGCATGGCGGCGGCGAGCTGCTTCGACTCATCGGCAGCGGCTCGCGCTTCGAGTCCATCACACGCGGCGTGATCGATCTGCGCGATCTCTACTACTACCTGAGCATCGTCGGTGCCTTCCTCGCCCTCACCCTGTACAGCTTGGAGCGGTTGCGCTGGGCCGAGCAGGGCGCCAACCGGCGGCATCATCGACGCTGGACCCTGGTGACCGGGCTTGCGGTCGCCAACCTCCTGGCCGCGAACCTCTGGCTCGGCGCCATCGGCAATGCCCGCGTGGATCTCACCGAGGGTCGGGTCTACTCGATCTCGGAGGCGACCCGGACCTATCTGGGCCAGCTGCAGGAGCCACTCCTGATCCGCGGCTATTTCAGCGCGGACACGCACCCCTTGTTGGCCCCGTTGGTCCCCCAGATCCGCGATCTGCTGCGCGAGTATCAGATCGCCGGCGGCGGCCGCGTCCAGGTCGAATTCGTCGACCCTCAGCGCTCGCCCGAGCTCGAGCGCGAGGCCGGCGAGCAATACGGGATCCGTCCCGTCGCCTTCCAGACCGCGACCAAGTATCAGGCCTCCGTGGTCAACTCCTATTTCGACATCCTGATCAAGTACGGCGATCAGTTCGAGACGCTCGGCTTCCAGGACCTGATCGACGTGAAGGTCCAGGGCGAAACCGATCTGGACGTGCGTCTGCGCAACCCCGAGTACGACCTCACCCGCGTGATCCGCAAGGTCCTCTACGGCTATCAGGGCGCCGGCGATCTCTTCGCCAATCTGACCGAACCGGTGCGTTTCCGCGGCTTCATCTCGCCGGCCGATCGCCTGCCCGAGCCCTTGCCCGAGCTGCGGGCCGACTTGGAGTCGATCCTCTCGGAGCTTGCCGCGAACGGCGGCGAGCGCTTCAGCGTCGAGATCCAGGATCCGGCGGCCGGCGACGGCACGCTGGCCCGGACGATTGCCGAGCAGTTCGGCTTCGAGCCGCTGGTGGTCAGCCTGCTCGATCCCACGCCCTTCTATTTCTACATGGTGCTCGAATCCGGCGATCAGGCCGTTCCGGTACCGCTCCCCGAATCGCTCGATCGGGCGGGTCTGGCACGCGCCATCGAGGCCGGCATCAAGCGTTTCGCTCCGGGGGTGCTGCGCACCATCGCGCTCTACACGCCGCCGTCGATGCCCGGGATGTTCGGCGAGCCGAGCCCCGGACCCGGCTACGCACTCTTGCAGGAGACCCTGCGCAGCGGATTCAATCTGCGCGAGACGGATCTCACCTCCGGTCAGGTCGCCGAGGATACCGATCTGCTCCTGGTGGTCGGGCCAGCGGCGATGGACGAGCGCCAGCAGTTCGCGATCGACCAGTTCCTGATGCAGGGCGGGACCGTCATCCTGGCCGCATCCAGCTTCGATCTGGACCTGGCCGGGGGCTCCATTGCGGCGCAAGCCGCCCCGACCGGGTTGGAGGACTGGTTCGCGCATCAGGGGCTGACACTCGAGCCGAGCCTGGTGCTCGATCCCAAGAACACGCCCTTCCCGATCCCGGTGCAGCGCGATCTGGGCGGCTTCGTGGTCGAGGAGATCCAGACGCTCGACTATCCCTATTTCGCGGATGTCCGCAGCGACGGACTCGCCCAGGACTCCGGCATCACTGCGGCCCTCGGCCAGATCACCATGAACTGGTCCTCGCCGATTCAGGTCGATGCCGAGATGAATGCCGATCGGCGCGTGATCGAGCTGATCCGCAGCTCCTCCGGGTCCTGGGCCAGCACGTCGGAGGACATGCAGCCCGACTTCGAGACGCACGGCAGTCTCGGTTTCCCGCGCGGCGAGGAGCGCGGCAGCCGAGTGCTGGCCGTCGCGGTCGAAGGACGCTTCGGCTCGGCCTTCGCGGGGCGTCCTTCGCCGCTCCTGGAAGACTCGCTCGGAGAGACTGCGTCGGAAGACAACGGGCTGGACGACACCGACCCGCAGGCGATCGACCCCGACACGGGCGAGCCTGTCGCGGACAAGACCCCGGTCATCTCGGGTGTGGTGGAGACCTCGCCCGCTTCGGCACGACTGATCCTGATCGGCTCCTCGACCTTCCTCTCGGACACCGCCATCAGTTTGGCGACCGAGGCGACCCAGAGCCGCTATCTGGCTCCGCTCGAACTGGTCCAGAACGCGGTCGACTGGTCGTTGGAGGATCGCGGCCTGCTCACCCTGCGCGGACGCGGCCAGTTCAACCGGTTGCTCGAGCCGGTGGGTCGCGAGGGTCGCATCTTCTGGGAGACCCTGAACTATGTCCTGGCCCTCGCCGGACTGGCCTTGGTGTATTGGCTCTACCGCCGCGCCAGGGCACGACGCGAGCGGGCCGACGAGGCGATTTTGGGCACTCAACCGCGTGCTTGA
- the gnd gene encoding phosphogluconate dehydrogenase (NAD(+)-dependent, decarboxylating) — MQLAMIGLGRMGANMVLRLMRAGHRCVVYDRDPAAVAALVAEGAVGAQDMADLCAKLEAPRNIWIMVPAAVVDHVIDDLIPHLAADDTIIDGGNSNYRDDIAHAKRLAPKGIHFVDCGTSGGVWGLERGYCLMIGGEDEAVERLDPVFAALSPGPGEIERTAGRAGAFSRSEQGYLHCGPNGAGHFVKMVHNGIEYALMAAYAEGFNILKHAGVGLDEHAVDAETAPLANPEHYQYRIDVGEVAEVWRRGSVVASWLLDLTATALRADPQLEGFGGRVSDSGEGRWTCLAAIETGTPAPLLTTALFERFSSRGEADFANQILSAMRYQFGGHHEKPER; from the coding sequence ATGCAACTCGCAATGATCGGGCTCGGCCGAATGGGCGCCAACATGGTGCTCCGACTCATGCGCGCCGGACATCGGTGTGTCGTCTACGATCGCGATCCCGCCGCAGTCGCCGCGCTGGTCGCCGAAGGCGCCGTCGGTGCGCAGGACATGGCCGATCTCTGCGCCAAGCTCGAAGCACCCCGCAACATCTGGATCATGGTCCCGGCGGCGGTCGTAGACCACGTCATCGACGACCTGATCCCCCATCTCGCAGCCGACGACACCATCATCGACGGCGGCAACTCGAACTACCGCGACGACATCGCCCACGCGAAGCGCCTCGCACCGAAAGGGATCCATTTCGTCGACTGCGGGACCAGCGGTGGCGTCTGGGGTCTGGAACGGGGCTATTGCCTGATGATCGGCGGGGAGGACGAGGCGGTCGAACGGCTCGATCCCGTCTTCGCCGCGCTCTCGCCCGGACCCGGCGAGATCGAGCGCACGGCCGGACGCGCCGGCGCCTTCAGCCGCTCCGAGCAAGGCTATCTGCACTGCGGCCCCAACGGGGCGGGCCATTTCGTGAAGATGGTTCACAACGGCATCGAGTATGCGCTGATGGCCGCCTACGCCGAGGGCTTCAATATCCTCAAGCATGCCGGTGTCGGGCTGGATGAGCATGCGGTGGATGCCGAGACCGCGCCGCTGGCCAATCCGGAGCATTATCAATACCGCATCGACGTCGGCGAGGTCGCCGAGGTCTGGCGTCGCGGCAGCGTGGTCGCCTCCTGGCTCTTGGACCTGACGGCAACGGCGCTGCGCGCGGACCCGCAGCTTGAAGGATTCGGCGGCCGGGTCTCGGACTCGGGCGAGGGCCGTTGGACCTGCCTCGCGGCGATCGAGACCGGCACACCGGCACCCTTGCTCACCACGGCGCTTTTCGAGCGTTTCAGCTCGCGCGGCGAGGCGGATTTTGCCAATCAGATCCTCTCGGCGATGCGCTATCAGTTCGGCGGCCATCACGAGAAGCCCGAACGTTAA
- a CDS encoding ABC transporter ATP-binding protein, with protein MIEVRELSRSYGALKAVQAVSFDIGRGEIVGLLGHNGAGKTTIMKMMTGYLEPSSGSIRIDGLDIAEQRREAQRRIGYLAENCPLYPEMRVIDYLDYQAALHGMADNRRPGAIRRAIERTDLGPKATAIIGTLSRGYRQRVGVAQAILHEPAILILDEPTNGLDPSQIQQMRSLVRELARDATLIISTHVLQEVEAVCSRVLIMRGGQLALDSALDAIGRPRRLLVTLDCSPEVARPVLARIEGVTGVDAWDGDAGLRHFALSAADPQALAPLVARALGGQPWNLYELAPERRDLEDLFGAVTLEQMEVAYV; from the coding sequence ATGATCGAGGTTCGCGAGCTGAGTCGCAGCTACGGCGCGCTCAAGGCGGTGCAAGCGGTGTCGTTCGACATCGGCCGCGGCGAGATCGTCGGACTGCTCGGCCACAACGGGGCCGGCAAGACCACCATCATGAAGATGATGACCGGTTATCTGGAGCCGAGCAGCGGCTCGATCCGGATCGACGGGCTGGACATCGCCGAGCAGCGGCGCGAGGCGCAACGGCGCATCGGCTATCTAGCGGAGAACTGCCCGCTCTATCCCGAGATGCGGGTGATCGACTACCTGGACTACCAGGCGGCTCTGCACGGGATGGCCGACAACCGCCGCCCCGGCGCGATCCGCCGGGCGATCGAGCGCACGGATCTCGGCCCCAAGGCGACCGCGATCATCGGCACCCTCTCGCGCGGCTATCGCCAACGCGTCGGCGTGGCCCAGGCGATCCTGCACGAGCCGGCCATCCTCATCCTGGACGAGCCGACCAACGGCCTGGACCCCTCGCAGATCCAGCAGATGCGCAGCCTGGTCCGCGAGCTGGCCCGGGATGCGACCCTGATCATCTCCACCCATGTCCTTCAGGAGGTCGAGGCGGTGTGCAGCCGGGTACTCATCATGCGCGGCGGCCAACTGGCGCTCGACAGCGCACTGGATGCCATCGGGCGACCCAGGCGGCTGCTCGTCACACTCGACTGCTCGCCCGAGGTGGCGCGGCCGGTGCTCGCCCGGATCGAGGGAGTCACGGGGGTGGATGCCTGGGACGGTGACGCCGGTCTGCGGCATTTCGCCCTGAGCGCTGCGGATCCGCAGGCGCTCGCGCCGCTGGTCGCCAGGGCGCTCGGCGGACAACCCTGGAACCTCTATGAGCTCGCGCCCGAGCGGCGTGACCTCGAAGACCTCTTCGGAGCCGTCACCCTGGAGCAGATGGAGGTGGCTTATGTCTGA
- a CDS encoding DUF4340 domain-containing protein, which produces MTVQSDTGWRPDLRAPIVLGLAGLLLLQILIALGLNLGSGHALAPSATDTPLLGIAPDQVQGLHIESGDGAESVTLVRRDDTWVDADLDDLPVQSAKVEQFLDDLAALKRPLPIATSEEARERFKVADDAFERRLTLDGETGPIAGLLIGDSPGFKRVFARLPGETGVHELRLALSDVSARRDDWIEVGLLRLEGEPINRIATRDWTLSKDETGVWALAGDDRLVDQETVSALMLRLANLGYRGVLGVVDDPVYNQQDPLVELEIGLADGSKRHYRISQAKDSQDYVLKDSERPWYFKLSEFDLGELLDIEVALLLAADDAADPSASVEPSSPSEIPPMPEELSEEPQPAD; this is translated from the coding sequence ATGACTGTTCAATCCGACACCGGCTGGCGCCCCGACCTGCGCGCGCCGATCGTCCTGGGGCTGGCCGGGTTGCTGCTCCTGCAGATCCTGATCGCGCTCGGCCTGAATCTCGGCAGCGGTCACGCGCTTGCACCGAGCGCAACCGACACACCCCTGCTCGGGATTGCGCCCGATCAGGTCCAGGGCCTGCACATCGAGAGCGGCGACGGGGCCGAGTCCGTAACCCTTGTGCGTCGCGACGACACCTGGGTCGACGCGGATCTGGATGACCTCCCGGTTCAAAGCGCCAAGGTCGAGCAATTCCTCGACGACCTCGCCGCGTTGAAGCGACCCCTTCCGATCGCGACCAGCGAAGAGGCCCGCGAGCGCTTCAAGGTCGCCGATGACGCCTTCGAGCGGCGCCTGACGCTCGACGGCGAGACGGGACCGATCGCCGGACTCCTGATCGGCGACTCTCCGGGCTTCAAACGTGTCTTCGCGCGTCTTCCGGGGGAGACGGGCGTCCATGAGCTGAGGCTTGCCTTGTCCGACGTCTCCGCACGACGCGACGACTGGATCGAGGTCGGGCTCCTGCGCTTGGAGGGCGAGCCGATCAACCGCATCGCCACGCGCGATTGGACCCTGAGCAAGGACGAGACGGGCGTCTGGGCGCTCGCAGGCGACGATCGGCTCGTCGATCAAGAGACCGTCTCGGCCCTGATGCTGCGTCTGGCCAATCTGGGTTACCGCGGCGTGCTCGGCGTCGTGGATGATCCTGTCTACAATCAGCAGGATCCGCTGGTCGAGCTCGAGATCGGGCTCGCCGACGGCTCGAAGCGGCACTATCGAATCTCGCAAGCCAAGGACAGCCAGGACTATGTCCTCAAGGACTCCGAACGGCCTTGGTACTTCAAGCTCTCCGAATTCGATCTGGGGGAGCTGCTCGACATCGAGGTCGCACTTCTTCTTGCGGCCGACGACGCGGCCGATCCATCGGCAAGCGTCGAGCCCTCGAGCCCCTCGGAGATACCGCCGATGCCGGAGGAGCTCAGCGAGGAGCCGCAACCCGCCGACTGA